The following are encoded in a window of Dictyostelium discoideum AX4 chromosome 6 chromosome, whole genome shotgun sequence genomic DNA:
- a CDS encoding short-chain dehydrogenase/reductase family protein (Similar to SDR): protein MNKLNNKVAIITGGSDGIGKETCKIIAREIGTIVIGCRNKQKGEVAAKEISSHTGNSNIIILDLDLSKQNSVKSFVNEFNKLNLPLDLLINNAGVMCPPFSITQDGYSFQIATNHFGPFLLTNLLLKNLEKSENPRILVLTSDRFKDADLSLILNDKINVESEANYNQLKDYSLSKCCNLLFTKELQRKLIEKGSKIVVNSINPGKVQTSLQRDFTGILKVAFSLMPNFIFTPIQVASKECAKVALGTDPSLNGIKGSYFNIGVLTETPRQFNSIEISKKLWDITSKFTNISNDLVLK, encoded by the exons atgaataaattaaataataaagttgcAATTATAACTGGTGGAAGTGATGGAATAGGAAAAGAAACTTGTAAGATAATTGCAAGAGAAATTGGCACAATTGTTATTGGATGtagaaataaacaaaaagGTGAAGTTGCTGCTAAAGAAATTTCATCACACACTggaaatagtaatattatcattttagATTTAGATCTTAGTAAACAAaat tcagtaaaatcatttgtaaatgaatttaataaattaaatttaccattagatttattaattaataatgcaGGTGTTATGTGTCCACCATTTTCAATAACTCAAGATGGttattcatttcaaattGCTACTAATCATTTTGgtccatttttattaacaaatttattattaaaaaatttggaaaaaagtgaaaatccaagaattttagttttaacaTCTGATAGATTTAAAGATGCCGATTtatcattgattttaaatgataaaataaatgttgaATCAGAGGCAAActataatcaattaaaagattattcACTTTCGAAATGTTGTAATCTATTATTCACAAAGGAATtacaaagaaaattaattgaaaaaggtTCTAAAATAGTagtaaattcaattaatcctGGTAAAGTTCAAACTAGTTTACAACGTGATTTTACTGGTATTTTAAAAGTTGCTTTTTCATTGATgccaaattttattttcactcCAATTCAAGTTGCTTCTAAAGAATGTGCAAAAGTTGCACTTGGTACTGATCCATCACTTAATGGTATTAAAGGTTCTTACTTTAACATTGGTGTATTAACTGAAACTCCAAGACAATTCAATAGTAttgaaatttctaaaaaactTTGGGATATTACTTCGAAATTTACAAacatttcaaatgatttagttttaaaataa
- a CDS encoding cellular retinaldehyde binding/alpha-tocopherol transport family protein has translation MGKKDKKNKNEETTATTTTTTTTTKSEQDISTSDLTDSNTNSASSVTGEDNEIYNNTKFEDGGEFNPFKNLSEKQINIFKQFKEKVWKDGNEKSTNTGFGEISEKEREWLEDGGDMLLLRYLRARDYDLSLSFNLLKNTLEWRSKYKPYEITAESLSYEASSGKQYVFGKSHGRSVIYLRPVRENTKNHDNQIRLMVYNIERAISLMDKTRGHEQIVLLIDFKNYSIRNSPPMSVSKYVLQILSDHYPERLGNAFLVETPFIFNVFWTTISPFINKVTYKKIVFANGEKQKIKVFSQFFEPNDLEKEFTGASDHEYDHHNYWKNEIILNRNERNLQPLSDDEILTILNSKE, from the coding sequence atgggaaaaaaagataaaaaaaataaaaatgaagaaaccactgcaacaaccacaaccacaacaactacaacaaaaaGTGAACAAGATATTTCAACTTCAGATTTAACAGATAGTAATACAAATAGTGCATCATCAGTAACAGGtgaagataatgaaatatataataatacaaaatttgaagatggtggtgaatttaacccatttaaaaatttaagtgaaaaacaaattaatattttcaaacaatttaaagaaaaagtatGGAAAGATGgtaatgaaaaatcaacaaacaCAGGATTTGGAGAGATATCAGAAAAGGAGAGAGAATGGTTAGAGGATGGTGGTgatatgttattattaagatATTTAAGAGCAAGAGATTATGATCTCTCTTTATCATTCAATCTACTAAAGAATACATTGGAATGGAGAAGCAAATATAAGCCATACGAGATTACAGCCGAATCATTATCCTATGAAGCATCCTCAGGTAAACAATACGTATTTGGTAAATCACATGGCAGAAGTGTTATCTATCTTAGACCAGTGAGAGAGAATACTAAAAACCATGATAACCAAATCAGATTAATGGTTTACAACATTGAAAGAGCAATATCATTAATGGATAAAACACGTGGCCACGAACAAATTGTATTGTTAATCGACTTTAAAAACTATTCAATTAGAAATTCACCACCAATGTCTGTTAGTAAGTATGTTCTTCAAATTTTATCCGACCATTATCCAGAGCGTCTCGGTAATGCCTTTTTAGTGGAAACTCCCTTCATTTTCAATGTTTTCTGGACTACCATCTCACCATTCATCAATAAAGTTACCTATAAAAAGATCGTTTTCGCAAATggtgaaaaacaaaaaattaaagttttcTCCCAATTCTTTGAGCCAAAtgatttagaaaaagaattcaCTGGTGCCTCAGATCATGAATATGATCATCATAACTATtggaaaaatgaaattatactCAATAGAAATGAACGTAATTTACAACCATTATCTGACGATGAAATTTtaacaatattaaattcaaaagaataa
- the wdr53 gene encoding WD40 repeat-containing protein translates to MTSVDINNNNNNNNNSNSNIIETKLIGHKDTVLCISSHNKKEIIASGSDDCTVRIWDLNTNKSIQSIVEGFQGNPVNNVCFDQDFTLYCSYDNIIVSFDLRQPNVILKEFNTQYKFNTEEINQLSFDSKYQYLAACDDSGQTKIIDVTKNKLVESLNKKHTNIATGCVFRPNSKNELITSSMDFSIIHWDFLKAKVLHRDTFKEGSLPQNISKSQQQQQETTEPNRMLNPPFVTSVDCSNNSKYVAISMGDGTIVINEISSFKQYLKINSIHKSSIQQVHYPKYLENNYQRLISFGNYDKKIVIWDVSEDMNTKVSSSLLSNDEKNNERIKTWLEHSEKINCLTTSNLKNNAIFVADLSNDLKLLSIQ, encoded by the exons atgacAAGTGTtgacattaataataataataataataataataatagtaatagtaatataattGAAACTAAATTAATTGGACATAAAGATACAGTATTATGTATTTCAAgtcataataaaaaagagataATAGCAAGTGGTTCAGATGATTGCACTGTTAGAATATGGgatttaaatacaaataaatcaatacaATCAATTGTTGAAGGATTTCAAGGTAACCCAGTTAATAACGTTTGTTTTGATCAAGATTTCACTCTTTATTGTTcatatgataatattatagtttcatttgatttaagaCAACCAAATGTAAtcttaaaagaatttaatactcaatataaatttaatactgaagaaattaatcaa ttaagtTTTGATtcaaaatatcaatatttaGCAGCATGTGATGATTCAGGTCaaactaaaattattgatgttacaaaaaataaattagtagaatcattaaataaaaagcaTACAAATATAGCAACAGGTTGTGTTTTTAGACCAAATagtaaaaatgaattaattacaTCTTCAATGGATTTTTCAATCATTCATTGGGATTTCTTAAAAGCAAAAGTTTTACATAGAGATACATTTAAAGAAGGTTCTTTACCtcaaaatatttcaaaatcacaacaacaacaacaagaaacaACAGAACCAAATAGAATGTTAAATCCACCATTCGTTACAAGTGTTGAttgttcaaataattcaaaatatgTAGCTATTTCAATGGGTGATGGTACAATtgtaattaatgaaatttcaagttttaaacaatatttaaaaataaattctataCATAAATCTTCAATTCAACAAGT tcATTATCCAAaatatttagaaaataattatcaaagACTAATTTCATTTGGGAATTATGATAAAAAGATAGTAATTTGGGATGTTTCTGAAGATATGAATACAAAAgtttcatcatctttattatcaaatgatgaaaaaaataatgaaagaattaaaacaTGGCTTGAACATtctgaaaaaattaattgtttaacaacttcaaatttaaaaaataatgcaATATTTGTTGCcgatttatcaaatgatttaaaactattatcaattcaataa